A stretch of DNA from Streptomyces rubradiris:
AGGCGAACACCACCAGCTGGACCGCGCTGATGACCCGCATCAGCACCCACAGGGTGCCGGCCAGCACCAGCAGTCGCCAGCCCGCCTCGGCGGCCACCCGGACACCCCAGGGCACGGCCTCGGCGGGATCCGGCCGGCGGCCTGGCACGCTCCGGCGGACGGGCGGCGCGGTCCGGCGGGCGGGCGGGTCCGCCGGCTCGGCGGCGGGTACCCCGGCCGCCGGCCCGGGGCCGGGCTCGTCCCGCTCCTTCTCCGCCTCCGCGCGCCGCTCGTCCAGCCGCTCGCTCATCTCGGCCAGACCACGTCCGATCCGGCCCAGCCATCGTGGCACTCGCGCCATGCTCCGTCCTCTTCCCCCGCGTCCCCGCGTACTCGCCACCACTCCCCCGTGGAGTCGTCCGCGTAAGACCGTACAGGGCGAAAGCCCCTCCCCTGAGGACGGGGAAGGGCTGCGCGAGGCCGAGCCGGGGCCGGGCGGGCCGGCGAGTGGCCTAGTACCAGTGGTTGGCCTGCCAGAACGACCAGGCCTGGCAGGGGCTGCCGTACCGCTCGTTCATGTAGTTGATGCCCCACTTGATCTGGGTCGCCGGGTTGGTCCGCCAGTCGGCGCCGGCCGAGGCGTACTTGCCGGCGGGCAGGGCCTGGAAGAGACCGTAGGCACCGGAGGAGGCGTTGACCGCCTGGTAGTTCCAGCTGGACTCGTGGTCCACGATGTTGCTGAAGCACTGGAACTGGCCGCCGGCCACCATCTGGCGCGCCATCGCCTGGATCTGCGCCACGCTGTAGCTGCCCTGGACCGGGAAGCTGGAGGAGTCGCGGACGTCGGTCCCGCCACGGCTGGCCGCGGCCTTGGCCTCAAGACGCTCCTTGGCCTCCTTGGCGGCCTTGGCCTCCTCGGCCGCCTTCTCCTCAGCGGCCTTCTTCTTCGCGATCGCGGTCTCGGCGGCTGCCTTGCGGGCCGCCTCCTCGGCGTCCTTCTTGGCACTCGTGTCCGCGGCGATGGCCTGTGCGTCGGCCTGCTGCGTGAGGGACGCGGTCTGCACCTGCGCCTGCTGACCCGCGGGTATATCCGCGAGGAGCGTGGTGTCGGCTGCCGTCGCCTCGGCGGCGTCGTTGGTCTGCGCGGTGCTGCCCGAGGCAACGCCGACGACGCTTCCGACAGCGGTGACCGCGGTGGCCGAGGCCACTGCGAATCCCCGGACCGAAATCCGGCTCACACGGTTTTCCTTCCAGCATCGCCCGCTTCGGTGACCCTGGCGGACGCGATCGTGCCCCTGACACAGGCCTCCCAACTGCGGGGTCACGGGAGGCACGGGCCCGGTGGGCAACTCCCCTGCGGGGAGCGCCGCGTGGTGCGCGGGCGGCATACGACGACTCTATGGAGTTGGTGGGGCCTGCGGGGCGCCGTGCCGCTGGGGGCACGACTGTGTCGTATGCGGGGCCTGACAGGAACGAGACTTTGCCGTAACCGGACGCCGCGTGGCAATTCTGTGTTGCGTGTGAAAGCTCACATCCCGTTTGGCCCTGGGTATTTCAGGAAAGTCCCACGCACGACGGCGCCGCCCGGCTAGGCTCTTGAGCCTTTGCCGGACGGCGCCAACTGGCGGCGGGGCCGGATCAGATGTGGCCGTCCTCCAGCATCTCGGTCACGAGTGCGGCGATCTGGGACCTCTCGGACCGGG
This window harbors:
- a CDS encoding transglycosylase SLT domain-containing protein is translated as MSRISVRGFAVASATAVTAVGSVVGVASGSTAQTNDAAEATAADTTLLADIPAGQQAQVQTASLTQQADAQAIAADTSAKKDAEEAARKAAAETAIAKKKAAEEKAAEEAKAAKEAKERLEAKAAASRGGTDVRDSSSFPVQGSYSVAQIQAMARQMVAGGQFQCFSNIVDHESSWNYQAVNASSGAYGLFQALPAGKYASAGADWRTNPATQIKWGINYMNERYGSPCQAWSFWQANHWY